One window of the Pseudofrankia sp. DC12 genome contains the following:
- a CDS encoding PPOX class F420-dependent oxidoreductase, with the protein MTGTPFDPHALLAESRLGVLATIRSDGRPQLSPVLPFYDRGAGVLYVSMTEGRAKTANLRRDPRAALEVTSPDGRAWATAEGAVTLVGPAADPHGSEVQALVDYYRAAAGEHPDWDEYRSVMVADRRVLMRMTVDHVYGANLG; encoded by the coding sequence ATGACTGGTACGCCGTTCGACCCGCACGCGCTGCTCGCCGAAAGCCGGCTCGGTGTCCTCGCGACGATCAGGTCGGACGGCCGCCCGCAGCTTTCTCCCGTCCTGCCTTTCTACGACCGGGGGGCCGGCGTCCTCTACGTCTCGATGACCGAGGGACGCGCCAAGACGGCGAACCTGCGGCGGGACCCACGAGCCGCTTTGGAGGTCACCAGTCCCGACGGTCGAGCCTGGGCCACCGCGGAAGGCGCGGTGACGCTCGTCGGGCCGGCTGCCGACCCGCACGGTTCCGAGGTTCAGGCGCTCGTCGACTACTACCGTGCCGCGGCGGGCGAGCACCCGGACTGGGACGAGTACCGGTCAGTGATGGTGGCCGACCGCAGGGTCCTCATGCGCATGACGGTCGACCACGTGTACGGAGCCAACCTCGGCTGA
- a CDS encoding TMEM165/GDT1 family protein, with translation MTTGSLFLAVFLACAVEAVEATTIVLAAGTARDWRSAIQGLISALVVLTAVVAVLGPALTVIPLTGLRVVVGTLLLIFGLQWLRKAILRASGHKALHDEDALYQRELAAAQGALVTGRGVVRDWYAFTLSFKGVLLEGLEVAFIAVTFGSNQRDIPTAAIAAVAAVVVVAGAGLAVRAPLARVPENTMKFVVGVMLTAFGTYWAAEGAGGAWPGHDAALLVIVPAIALFSLALVVLLRRAATGGAPLPGAPAQATNGG, from the coding sequence GTGACTACTGGGTCGCTGTTTCTGGCTGTCTTTCTCGCGTGCGCGGTCGAGGCCGTGGAGGCGACGACGATCGTGCTCGCCGCCGGCACCGCCCGTGACTGGCGCTCGGCAATACAGGGCCTGATCTCCGCCCTGGTGGTGCTCACCGCGGTCGTCGCAGTGCTTGGACCCGCGCTGACGGTGATCCCGCTGACCGGGTTGCGGGTCGTGGTCGGCACCCTACTTTTGATCTTCGGGTTGCAGTGGCTGCGCAAGGCCATCCTTCGTGCCAGCGGCCACAAGGCGTTGCACGACGAGGACGCGCTCTACCAGCGGGAACTGGCCGCCGCCCAGGGCGCGCTCGTCACCGGCCGCGGCGTGGTCCGTGACTGGTATGCGTTCACCCTGTCGTTCAAGGGTGTGTTGCTCGAAGGGCTGGAGGTCGCGTTCATCGCGGTCACGTTCGGCTCCAACCAGCGTGACATCCCGACCGCCGCGATCGCCGCCGTCGCGGCGGTCGTCGTCGTGGCCGGCGCCGGGCTCGCGGTGCGGGCGCCGCTGGCCCGGGTGCCGGAGAACACGATGAAGTTCGTCGTCGGGGTCATGCTGACCGCGTTCGGCACCTACTGGGCCGCCGAGGGTGCCGGCGGAGCCTGGCCCGGGCACGACGCCGCGCTGCTGGTCATCGTGCCGGCGATCGCGCTGTTCTCGCTCGCCCTCGTCGTCCTGCTGCGCCGCGCGGCGACGGGTGGGGCGCCGCTGCCTGGCGCCCCCGCTCAGGCGACGAACGGGGGCTGA
- a CDS encoding SHOCT domain-containing protein codes for MMYWHYGHGMGGWGWFAMSLGMLLFWAVLIVGAVLVVRALTNAGDRGRSEMRPPAGPAATDGPVRPSPEQILADRFARGEIDEKEYRARLAALRETADQLVKH; via the coding sequence ATGATGTACTGGCACTACGGCCATGGCATGGGGGGCTGGGGATGGTTCGCCATGTCTTTGGGTATGTTGCTGTTCTGGGCCGTGCTCATCGTCGGGGCGGTACTGGTGGTACGTGCGCTGACCAACGCCGGCGACCGGGGTCGTTCCGAGATGCGGCCACCCGCCGGGCCTGCAGCCACCGATGGGCCTGTCCGCCCGTCGCCCGAGCAGATACTCGCTGATCGCTTCGCCCGGGGTGAGATCGACGAAAAGGAGTACCGCGCCCGCCTCGCCGCCCTCCGTGAGACGGCCGACCAGCTTGTCAAACACTGA
- a CDS encoding C40 family peptidase — MATVVALATSSLAVSTAGFAATTSTAGAGGDSSPADAGSVTRASIFGGVGTPVSTHPPASLAEALANPTPGFTSTTIEAAKSTISPNAEARFSITVRDALSGRPVVDEDVNVVVVTGTRWTTSATLWTDEHGAAQIGARLLSTTTVTAVFDGTTALRPSVANATTVTVTSSTGAAGVSGNVSVIPGSTIGARAVYLASPQKGKPYVWGATGPYAFDCSGFSQYIFKQLGRYLPRTAQQQFNATLRVPLSAKQPGDLIFFGTPNNIYHMGIYAGNGYMWAAPQTGDVVKLEPIYTSRYYVGRVL; from the coding sequence GTGGCCACTGTTGTCGCCCTGGCCACGAGCAGCCTCGCGGTGTCGACCGCGGGCTTCGCCGCGACGACCTCGACCGCCGGTGCCGGGGGCGACAGCAGCCCGGCCGACGCAGGCTCAGTCACCCGGGCGTCGATCTTCGGAGGTGTCGGAACCCCGGTCTCGACCCACCCGCCCGCGTCGCTCGCCGAGGCGCTCGCCAACCCGACGCCCGGCTTCACCAGCACGACGATCGAGGCGGCCAAGTCCACCATCAGCCCGAACGCCGAGGCACGCTTCAGCATTACCGTCCGCGACGCATTGTCGGGCAGGCCGGTCGTGGATGAGGACGTGAACGTCGTCGTCGTGACCGGAACGCGCTGGACGACGAGTGCGACACTGTGGACCGACGAGCACGGGGCCGCGCAGATCGGCGCGCGGCTGCTCTCGACGACCACGGTGACCGCCGTCTTCGACGGCACCACCGCGCTGCGCCCGTCGGTGGCCAACGCCACCACCGTCACCGTGACCAGCTCCACCGGCGCGGCCGGCGTAAGCGGCAATGTGTCGGTGATCCCGGGCAGCACCATCGGGGCCAGAGCGGTTTATCTGGCGTCGCCGCAAAAGGGCAAACCGTACGTCTGGGGTGCCACCGGCCCGTACGCGTTCGACTGTTCCGGCTTCTCGCAGTACATCTTCAAACAGCTCGGCCGCTACCTGCCCCGCACCGCCCAGCAGCAGTTCAACGCGACATTGCGCGTGCCCCTGTCCGCCAAGCAGCCCGGCGACCTGATCTTCTTCGGGACACCGAACAACATCTACCACATGGGTATCTACGCCGGTAACGGCTACATGTGGGCGGCACCCCAGACCGGCGACGTGGTCAAGCTGGAGCCGATCTACACCAGCAGGTACTACGTCGGCCGAGTGCTGTAG
- a CDS encoding ATP-binding cassette domain-containing protein — MSRPTPVVAVKGLTKRYGGRPVVDDLTFALDRGEIAGFLGPNGAGKSTTLRLLLGLAAPSSGTAHVLGRPFAELTDPAGTVGAVLESADFHPARNGRDHLRVLALAAGIDRARVETALQTVELTDAAGRPVRTYSLGMRQRLGLAAALLGDPALLVLDEPINGLDPAGVHWLRGLLRTFADQGGTVLVSSHVLAEVTQTVDQGPHHQPRQARRRPADRRLRPGRLPRRRLPHVHRGGDGMRRQLRSELAKLTTTPTATAILATLVGLVALAVALHAYGLSTSQLTTRSDQRGIFIDVAVNLGALFAALLGALSITAEVRTGTIRPTFLATPRRATVIRAKAVSVFAAGLLVGLVATGTVAGVGSVALDLRGLGVRLTAGDYAQLLGGGALGGGLLAVVGLAVGAVIRAQVPSLVALFAWLLFVENLLTDLPAVHRFVPGGLAQALAGQDRAGALRTPGIAGALLAAHTVAALAAATLATGRRDVA, encoded by the coding sequence ATGAGCCGCCCGACACCGGTCGTCGCCGTCAAGGGGCTCACCAAGCGGTATGGCGGCCGGCCCGTCGTCGACGACCTGACGTTCGCCCTCGACCGCGGCGAGATCGCCGGGTTCCTCGGGCCCAACGGCGCCGGCAAATCGACCACCCTGCGCCTGCTCCTCGGACTCGCCGCCCCCTCCAGCGGCACCGCCCACGTCCTGGGCCGGCCCTTCGCCGAGCTCACCGACCCCGCGGGCACCGTCGGCGCCGTTCTCGAATCCGCTGACTTCCACCCGGCCCGCAACGGCCGAGACCACCTGCGTGTGCTCGCCCTCGCCGCCGGCATCGACCGCGCCCGGGTCGAGACGGCGCTGCAGACCGTGGAACTGACCGACGCGGCTGGCCGACCGGTGCGGACCTATTCGCTCGGGATGCGTCAGCGGCTCGGGCTCGCCGCCGCCCTGCTCGGTGACCCGGCGCTTCTCGTCCTCGACGAACCCATCAACGGGCTGGACCCAGCCGGCGTGCACTGGCTGCGTGGCCTGCTGCGCACCTTCGCCGACCAGGGAGGAACCGTGCTCGTCTCCAGCCACGTCCTGGCCGAGGTCACCCAGACCGTCGACCAAGGTCCTCATCATCAACCGCGGCAGGCTCGTCGCAGACCAGCCGATCGCCGACTTCGCCCTGGACGGCTCCCTCGAAGACGCCTACCTCACGTTCACCGCGGCGGCGACGGCATGAGGCGCCAGCTGCGTTCCGAACTCGCCAAGCTCACCACGACGCCGACGGCGACGGCGATCCTGGCCACCCTCGTCGGGCTCGTCGCGCTCGCCGTCGCACTGCACGCCTACGGTCTCTCGACGAGCCAGCTGACTACGAGATCCGACCAACGGGGCATCTTCATCGACGTCGCCGTCAACCTCGGCGCACTGTTCGCTGCCCTGCTGGGCGCCTTGTCGATCACAGCCGAGGTCCGCACCGGCACCATCCGCCCGACCTTCCTGGCGACTCCGCGCCGCGCGACGGTGATCAGGGCGAAGGCGGTGTCGGTGTTCGCCGCCGGGCTGCTCGTCGGGCTGGTCGCGACCGGCACCGTCGCGGGCGTCGGCTCGGTGGCCCTGGACCTGCGCGGGCTGGGCGTCCGGCTTACCGCAGGCGACTACGCGCAGCTCCTCGGCGGTGGTGCCCTCGGCGGCGGGCTGCTCGCCGTCGTGGGACTGGCCGTAGGCGCGGTCATCCGCGCGCAGGTACCGTCCCTCGTCGCGCTGTTCGCCTGGCTGTTGTTCGTGGAGAACCTGCTGACCGACCTGCCAGCGGTGCACCGGTTCGTTCCCGGCGGGCTCGCCCAGGCCCTCGCTGGGCAGGACCGCGCAGGCGCGCTGCGCACGCCCGGCATCGCTGGCGCACTCCTGGCGGCGCACACCGTCGCGGCGCTCGCCGCCGCCACGCTGGCGACCGGTCGACGCGATGTCGCCTGA
- a CDS encoding DUF2218 domain-containing protein, translating into MSPDSPRADGRVATDRAARYLTQLCGHLNAIQHRHEARHSSAGLPQIRTVTLSGNAALLEFDRGTCRLEANDDALILSADATDADSLQQIKTALTHRLETIGAREGLRLTW; encoded by the coding sequence ATGTCGCCTGATTCGCCCAGGGCCGACGGGCGCGTCGCCACGGACCGGGCGGCCCGATATCTCACCCAGTTGTGCGGCCATCTCAACGCCATCCAACACCGCCACGAAGCACGACACAGCAGCGCTGGTCTGCCCCAGATCCGGACCGTGACCCTGAGCGGCAACGCTGCCCTGCTCGAGTTCGACCGCGGGACCTGCCGGCTCGAAGCCAACGACGACGCGCTCATCCTCTCGGCCGACGCCACGGACGCCGACAGCCTGCAACAGATCAAAACGGCGCTCACCCACCGGCTGGAGACGATCGGCGCCCGGGAAGGACTGAGGCTCACCTGGTAG